The following coding sequences are from one Streptomyces sp. NBC_00536 window:
- a CDS encoding DedA family protein has product MAASAASATTLAVNLLDAHSLLAAFGVVGIAVVMFAETGLLVGFFLPGDSLLFTAGLLCAGSAGDATTLSLPLVLAASVAGALAGAQCGYLIGRRAGGALLGRSRSKRLHEGAERAEELLERYGHAKAIVLARFVPVVRTVLNPLAGALNIPARVFTLWQVVGGLAWTVGLVLAGYALGSSVPNVDRYLLPLVAVIVAVSLLPLAIELLRSRRTGKQQNGSV; this is encoded by the coding sequence ATGGCCGCTTCCGCCGCGTCCGCGACCACCCTCGCGGTCAACCTGCTCGACGCGCATTCGCTCCTGGCCGCCTTCGGTGTGGTGGGCATCGCGGTGGTGATGTTCGCGGAGACCGGACTGCTGGTCGGCTTCTTCCTGCCGGGCGACTCGCTCCTCTTCACGGCCGGACTGCTGTGCGCCGGTTCGGCGGGCGACGCCACGACGCTGTCGCTCCCGCTGGTCCTGGCCGCCTCGGTGGCCGGCGCGCTGGCCGGGGCCCAGTGCGGCTACCTGATCGGCCGCCGCGCGGGCGGAGCCCTCCTCGGCCGCAGCCGGTCCAAGCGGCTGCACGAGGGCGCCGAGCGCGCCGAGGAACTGCTGGAGCGGTACGGGCACGCCAAGGCGATCGTGCTGGCCCGCTTCGTACCCGTGGTGCGTACGGTCCTCAACCCGCTCGCCGGGGCCCTGAACATCCCGGCCCGCGTCTTCACCCTGTGGCAGGTCGTCGGCGGCCTGGCCTGGACGGTGGGCCTGGTGCTCGCCGGATACGCGCTCGGCTCCTCCGTGCCCAACGTCGACCGCTACCTGCTGCCGCTCGTCGCCGTCATCGTCGCCGTGTCCCTCCTGCCCCTGGCGATCGAACTGCTCCGCTCCCGGCGGACCGGCAAGCAGCAGAACGGATCCGTTTGA
- a CDS encoding NAD-dependent epimerase/dehydratase family protein: MSHYVVVGFGPAGAATARLLAGRGHSVRVVTRSGRSPEPGIEHLALDATDSERLAEAARGAAAVFGCAAPPYHQWASAWPPLAASLCAAAEATGAVLVLLGNLYGYGPVDGPLTEELPLAATGPKGRVRTAVWERARALHEQGRIKAVEVRASDFFGPGVTDGGHLAARVVPRVLRGKPVSALGDPDAPHSWSYLPDVAGALAEVAGEERAWGRAWHVPTAPALSTREMVARLAAVAGTGPVAVRALSPAVLGVAGLFSPLIRELKEIRYQFDRPFVVDSRAYEAEFAQRATPLDEQVEATVQWWRARAGA; this comes from the coding sequence GTGAGCCATTACGTCGTCGTAGGATTCGGGCCCGCCGGGGCCGCCACCGCTCGGCTGCTGGCCGGGCGGGGCCATTCGGTACGGGTCGTCACCCGCTCGGGCCGCAGTCCCGAACCCGGCATCGAGCACCTCGCGCTGGACGCGACGGACAGCGAGCGGCTGGCCGAGGCCGCGCGCGGCGCGGCCGCGGTCTTCGGCTGCGCCGCGCCGCCCTACCACCAGTGGGCGAGCGCGTGGCCGCCGCTGGCCGCCTCCTTGTGCGCGGCGGCCGAGGCGACCGGCGCCGTCCTGGTCCTGCTGGGCAACCTCTACGGCTACGGTCCGGTGGACGGCCCCCTGACGGAGGAGCTGCCGCTCGCGGCGACCGGCCCCAAGGGGCGGGTGCGCACGGCCGTCTGGGAGCGGGCGCGCGCCCTGCACGAGCAGGGGCGGATCAAGGCGGTCGAGGTCCGGGCCTCGGACTTCTTCGGGCCCGGCGTGACCGACGGCGGGCACCTGGCCGCGCGGGTGGTGCCCCGCGTGCTGCGCGGCAAGCCGGTCTCCGCGCTCGGGGATCCGGACGCACCGCACAGCTGGAGCTACCTCCCCGATGTGGCCGGGGCCCTGGCCGAGGTGGCGGGCGAGGAGCGGGCCTGGGGCCGCGCCTGGCACGTCCCGACGGCGCCCGCGCTCTCCACCCGGGAGATGGTCGCCCGGCTCGCCGCCGTCGCGGGCACCGGGCCGGTCGCGGTGCGCGCGCTGTCGCCCGCCGTACTCGGCGTCGCCGGCCTCTTCTCCCCGCTGATCCGCGAACTGAAGGAGATCCGCTACCAGTTCGACCGGCCGTTCGTGGTCGACTCGCGGGCGTACGAGGCGGAGTTCGCGCAGCGCGCCACCCCCCTCGACGAGCAGGTCGAGGCGACGGTCCAGTGGTGGCGCGCGCGAGCGGGGGCGTGA
- a CDS encoding cytochrome P450: MNDGILSQILDYANRANPYPLYEELRKTPVFHDGTGPYVISTYHDIQSLLHDPRLSSDSRNLAATAGDPLAEGEGEEAMALPPSFLKLDPPEHDRLRRMTNRPFGPPHSPRRVDSMRGGLKDIVTGLIDNLGDPGRIDLVDQFAYPFPVTMICQLLGVPREDEARFHVWADTLAASLDPDPDADPAERQRATHDSRMELGMYLAGLIEERRKNPGDDMLSQLAVGHGPDESMSTMELLSTAALLLIAGHETTVNLITNGMLTLLRNPDVLRQLREEPALAVPLVEELLRFEPPVQLLPQRTPLVDIEVRGITIPKGSSMWLILASGNRDPARFEDADRFDPHRKDIQHLGLGSGIHSCFGAPLARLEAQLALSELARRLENPRLLEDPPPYRRNAVLRGPRHLRITCDGIRP, translated from the coding sequence ATGAACGACGGCATCCTGAGCCAGATCCTGGACTACGCGAACCGCGCGAACCCGTACCCGCTGTACGAGGAGCTGCGCAAGACCCCCGTCTTCCACGACGGGACCGGGCCGTACGTCATCAGCACCTACCACGACATCCAGAGCCTGCTGCACGACCCGCGGCTCAGCTCCGACTCCCGCAACCTGGCCGCCACGGCCGGGGACCCGCTGGCCGAGGGCGAGGGCGAGGAGGCCATGGCGCTGCCGCCGAGCTTCCTGAAACTGGACCCGCCGGAGCACGACCGGCTCCGCCGGATGACCAACCGGCCCTTCGGCCCGCCGCACTCCCCGCGCCGCGTCGACTCGATGCGCGGCGGCCTGAAGGACATTGTCACCGGGCTCATCGACAACCTGGGCGATCCCGGACGGATCGACCTGGTCGACCAGTTCGCCTACCCGTTCCCGGTCACGATGATCTGCCAGCTGCTCGGCGTGCCCCGCGAGGACGAGGCCCGCTTCCACGTCTGGGCCGACACCCTCGCCGCGAGCCTGGACCCCGATCCGGACGCCGACCCGGCGGAGCGGCAGCGGGCCACCCACGACTCCCGGATGGAACTCGGCATGTACCTCGCCGGGCTGATCGAGGAGCGGCGCAAGAACCCCGGCGACGACATGCTCTCCCAACTGGCCGTGGGACACGGCCCGGACGAGTCCATGTCGACGATGGAGCTGCTCAGCACGGCCGCCCTGCTGCTCATCGCCGGGCACGAGACGACGGTCAACCTGATCACGAACGGGATGCTGACGCTGCTGCGCAACCCGGACGTGCTGCGGCAGTTGCGCGAGGAACCCGCCCTGGCCGTCCCCCTCGTCGAGGAACTGCTGCGGTTCGAACCGCCGGTGCAGCTGCTGCCGCAGCGCACCCCGCTCGTCGACATCGAGGTCCGCGGGATCACCATCCCCAAGGGCTCCTCGATGTGGCTGATCCTGGCCTCCGGCAACCGGGACCCCGCCCGCTTCGAGGACGCGGACCGCTTCGACCCGCATCGCAAGGACATCCAGCACCTGGGCCTCGGCAGCGGCATCCACAGCTGCTTCGGCGCCCCGCTGGCCCGCCTGGAGGCGCAGCTCGCACTGAGCGAACTGGCCCGGCGCCTGGAGAACCCGCGGCTGCTGGAGGATCCGCCGCCCTACCGCCGGAACGCGGTCCTGCGCGGCCCCCGGCACCTGAGGATCACCTGCGACGGGATCCGCCCCTGA
- a CDS encoding NAD(P)/FAD-dependent oxidoreductase, which yields MPDTALEQLKRSGRIVVVGASLAGLRAAETMREKGFAGSLTLIGDEPYEPYDRPPLSKSVLLGRADADRTLLPRRRALDAEWRLGVPADGLDMAARTVRLADGDTVPYDRLLIATGVRARPWPNEAEGELDGVFTLRTRDDGAALARALAAGPRRVLVIGAGFTGSEIASACRERGLEVTVAERGDGPLVGALGGVIGAVAAELQREHGVDLRTGIMVTGLEGDATGRVRAAHLSDGTTLECDVVVVSLGAQRNTEWLTGSGLGAGPRGIACDAGCRAFDIRGIVTDDIYVAGDVARSPHALFGYQFLSLEHWGNAVAQAETAAHNMLSESTERRPHLWVPAFWSSQFGVNIKSVGVPSMGTEIMIAQGSRAERRFTGVYGYQGRVIGAVTFDNSRWLQFYEQQIEATAPFPLPFTTVDRRSDGHKPMPADFPDPSVPTHGPTITLSGYSPADRRITFTPAGH from the coding sequence ATGCCTGACACCGCCCTGGAACAGCTCAAGCGCTCCGGCCGGATCGTGGTCGTCGGCGCTTCCCTGGCGGGCCTGCGCGCCGCCGAGACCATGCGGGAGAAGGGCTTCGCCGGTTCGTTGACCCTGATCGGCGACGAGCCGTACGAGCCCTACGACCGCCCGCCGCTCTCCAAGAGCGTCCTGCTGGGCCGGGCCGACGCGGACCGCACCCTGCTGCCCCGGCGCCGCGCCCTCGACGCCGAGTGGCGCCTGGGCGTACCGGCCGACGGCCTCGACATGGCGGCCCGTACGGTCCGGCTGGCCGACGGCGACACGGTGCCGTACGACCGCCTGCTGATCGCCACCGGGGTGCGCGCCCGGCCCTGGCCGAACGAGGCCGAGGGCGAACTCGACGGCGTCTTCACCCTGCGCACCCGCGACGACGGAGCGGCCCTGGCCCGGGCGCTGGCCGCAGGTCCGCGCCGGGTCCTGGTCATCGGCGCCGGATTCACCGGCTCCGAGATCGCCTCCGCCTGCCGCGAACGCGGGCTGGAGGTGACCGTCGCCGAACGCGGGGACGGCCCCCTGGTCGGCGCCCTCGGCGGGGTGATCGGCGCCGTCGCCGCCGAGCTGCAGCGCGAGCACGGCGTCGACCTGCGCACCGGGATCATGGTCACCGGGCTGGAGGGGGACGCGACCGGCCGCGTGCGGGCGGCGCACCTCTCCGACGGCACCACCCTGGAGTGCGACGTCGTGGTCGTCTCGCTGGGCGCCCAGCGCAACACCGAGTGGCTGACCGGTTCCGGGCTGGGGGCGGGCCCGCGCGGCATCGCCTGCGACGCGGGCTGCCGGGCCTTCGACATCCGCGGCATCGTCACCGACGACATCTATGTCGCGGGTGACGTGGCCCGTTCACCGCACGCGCTGTTCGGCTACCAGTTCCTGTCCCTGGAACACTGGGGCAACGCCGTCGCGCAGGCCGAGACCGCCGCCCACAACATGCTGAGCGAGAGCACCGAGCGCCGCCCGCACCTGTGGGTGCCCGCCTTCTGGTCCTCCCAGTTCGGGGTGAACATCAAATCCGTCGGCGTGCCCTCCATGGGCACCGAGATCATGATCGCCCAGGGCTCGCGCGCCGAACGCCGCTTCACCGGGGTCTACGGCTACCAGGGCCGGGTCATCGGAGCGGTCACCTTCGACAACTCGCGCTGGCTGCAGTTCTACGAGCAGCAGATCGAGGCCACCGCGCCCTTCCCGCTGCCGTTCACCACCGTCGACCGCCGCTCCGACGGCCACAAGCCCATGCCCGCGGACTTCCCCGACCCGTCCGTCCCCACGCACGGCCCGACCATCACCCTCAGCGGGTACTCGCCGGCCGACCGCCGGATCACCTTCACCCCCGCCGGGCACTGA
- a CDS encoding ferredoxin, which yields MRLVVDLNRCQGYAQCAFLAPDVFAMHGDEGLLYDPQAEAAQRERVAQAAAACPVQAILVDELDLAAAGEAPDA from the coding sequence CTGAGGCTCGTCGTCGATCTCAACCGGTGCCAGGGATACGCGCAGTGCGCCTTCCTCGCCCCCGACGTCTTCGCTATGCACGGGGACGAGGGACTGCTCTACGACCCGCAGGCCGAGGCGGCCCAGCGCGAGCGCGTGGCCCAGGCCGCGGCCGCCTGTCCCGTGCAGGCCATCCTCGTGGACGAACTCGACCTGGCCGCCGCCGGGGAGGCACCCGATGCCTGA
- a CDS encoding excinuclease ABC subunit UvrA produces MSKATRTDAQSPAPHGADSHDLIRVHGARVNNLKDISVQIPKRRLTVFTGVSGSGKSSLVFGTIAAESQRLINETYSAFVQGFMTTMARPEVDVLDGLTTAIIVDQQRMGADPRSTVGTATDANAMLRILFSRLGTPHIGPPGAFAFNVPSVKASGAITVERGARKTVKATFSRTGGMCTRCEGRGAVTDIDLTQLYDASKSLAEGAFTIPGWKSDSFWTVRVYAESGLLDPNKPIAKFTKKEMQDFLYREPTKVKVEGVNLTYEGLIPKIQKSMLSKDREAMQPHIREFVDRAVTFTTCPECDGTRLSEAARSSKIKKISIADACAMQISDLAAWVRGLEEPSVAPLLATLRQSLDSFTEIGLGYLSLDRPSGTLSGGEAQRVKMVRHLGSPLTDVTYVFDEPTTGLHPHDIQRMNDLLLRLRDKGNTVLVVEHKPETIAIADHVVDLGPGAGAGGGAVCFEGTVEGLRAAGTITGRHFDDRAAVKESVRKPTGALEIRGANTHNLQGVDVDIPLGVLTVVTGVAGSGKSSLVHGSIPPGAGVVSVDQGAIRGSRRSNPATYTGLLDPIRKAFAKANGVKPALFSANSEGACPACNGAGVIYTDLAMMAGVASVCEECEGKRFDASVLDYHLGGRDISEVLAMSVTEAEEFFGSGEARTPAAHAVLVRLADVGLGYLSLGQPLTTLSGGERQRLKLATHMAEKGGVYVLDEPTAGLHLADVEQLLGLLDRLVDSGKSVIVVEHHQAVMAHADWIVDLGPGAGHDGGRIVFEGTPADLVAARSTLTGEHLAAYVGS; encoded by the coding sequence ATGAGCAAGGCCACGAGGACCGACGCCCAGTCGCCCGCGCCGCACGGCGCCGACAGCCACGACCTGATCCGCGTGCACGGCGCGCGCGTGAACAACCTCAAGGACATCAGTGTCCAGATCCCGAAGCGCCGCCTGACGGTGTTCACCGGCGTCTCCGGCTCGGGCAAGAGCTCGCTGGTGTTCGGCACCATCGCCGCGGAATCGCAGCGGCTGATCAACGAGACCTACAGCGCCTTCGTCCAGGGCTTCATGACGACGATGGCCCGGCCCGAGGTCGACGTGCTCGACGGGCTGACCACCGCGATCATCGTCGACCAGCAGCGCATGGGCGCCGACCCCCGCTCCACGGTCGGCACCGCCACCGACGCCAACGCGATGCTGCGCATCCTCTTCAGCCGCCTCGGCACGCCGCACATCGGCCCGCCCGGCGCCTTCGCCTTCAACGTCCCCTCGGTCAAGGCCAGCGGCGCCATCACCGTCGAGCGCGGCGCCAGGAAGACGGTGAAGGCGACCTTCAGCCGCACGGGCGGCATGTGCACGCGCTGCGAGGGCCGCGGCGCGGTCACCGACATCGACCTCACCCAGCTCTATGACGCCTCCAAGTCGCTCGCCGAGGGCGCGTTCACCATCCCCGGCTGGAAGTCGGACAGCTTCTGGACCGTGCGGGTCTACGCCGAGTCGGGCCTCCTCGACCCGAACAAGCCGATCGCGAAGTTCACGAAGAAGGAGATGCAGGACTTCCTCTACCGGGAGCCCACCAAGGTGAAGGTCGAGGGCGTGAACCTCACCTACGAAGGGCTGATCCCCAAGATCCAGAAGTCGATGCTGTCCAAGGACCGCGAGGCGATGCAGCCGCACATCCGAGAGTTCGTGGACCGGGCGGTCACTTTCACCACCTGCCCCGAGTGCGACGGCACCCGGCTCAGCGAGGCGGCCCGGTCCTCCAAGATCAAGAAGATCAGCATCGCCGACGCCTGCGCGATGCAGATCAGCGACCTCGCCGCATGGGTCCGCGGCCTGGAGGAGCCCTCGGTGGCGCCCCTGCTCGCCACGCTGCGCCAGAGCCTCGACTCGTTCACCGAGATCGGGCTGGGCTACCTCTCGCTCGACCGGCCGTCGGGCACCCTCTCGGGCGGCGAGGCACAGCGCGTCAAGATGGTCCGCCACCTCGGCTCCCCGCTCACCGACGTCACCTACGTCTTCGACGAGCCCACCACGGGCCTGCACCCCCACGACATCCAGCGGATGAACGACCTGCTGCTGCGGCTGCGCGACAAGGGCAACACCGTGCTCGTCGTCGAGCACAAGCCGGAGACCATCGCGATCGCCGACCACGTCGTCGACCTCGGCCCCGGCGCCGGGGCGGGCGGCGGCGCGGTCTGCTTCGAGGGCACCGTCGAGGGCCTGCGGGCGGCCGGGACCATCACCGGCCGGCACTTCGACGACCGGGCCGCCGTCAAGGAGAGCGTGCGCAAGCCCACCGGGGCGCTGGAGATCCGCGGCGCGAACACGCACAACCTCCAGGGCGTCGACGTCGACATCCCGCTCGGGGTGCTGACCGTCGTCACCGGCGTGGCGGGCTCCGGCAAGAGTTCCCTGGTCCACGGCTCGATCCCGCCCGGCGCGGGCGTGGTCTCCGTCGACCAGGGCGCGATCCGCGGCTCGCGCCGCAGCAACCCGGCGACCTACACCGGACTGCTCGACCCGATCCGCAAGGCCTTCGCCAAGGCCAACGGCGTGAAACCGGCGTTGTTCAGCGCCAACTCCGAGGGCGCCTGCCCCGCCTGCAACGGCGCCGGGGTCATCTACACCGACCTGGCCATGATGGCCGGTGTCGCCAGCGTCTGCGAGGAGTGCGAGGGCAAGCGCTTCGACGCGTCCGTCCTCGACTACCACCTCGGCGGCCGGGACATCAGCGAGGTGCTCGCGATGTCGGTGACCGAAGCCGAGGAGTTCTTCGGCAGCGGCGAGGCGCGCACTCCGGCCGCGCACGCCGTCCTCGTCCGGCTCGCCGACGTCGGACTCGGCTACCTCAGCCTCGGCCAGCCGCTGACCACGCTGTCCGGCGGCGAGCGCCAGCGGCTCAAGCTCGCCACCCACATGGCGGAGAAGGGCGGGGTCTACGTCCTCGACGAACCGACCGCGGGCCTCCACCTCGCCGACGTCGAGCAGCTGCTCGGCCTGCTGGACCGGCTCGTGGACTCCGGCAAGTCCGTGATCGTCGTCGAGCACCACCAGGCCGTCATGGCGCACGCCGACTGGATCGTCGACCTCGGCCCGGGCGCCGGTCACGACGGCGGCCGGATCGTCTTCGAGGGCACCCCCGCAGACCTCGTCGCCGCCCGGTCCACCCTCACCGGCGAGCACCTGGCGGCCTACGTCGGCAGCTGA
- a CDS encoding VOC family protein: MDINLSQCFIAVDDHDKAIAFYRDVLGLEVRNDVGAHGMRWVTVGAPSQPDVDIVLEPPLANPNASAADQEAMAGLLAKGLLRGVIFRTDDCDAVFERVRAAGGDVLQEPIDQPWGVRDCAFRDPAGNMLRFSQPPAK; encoded by the coding sequence ATGGACATCAACCTTTCGCAGTGCTTCATCGCCGTCGACGACCACGACAAGGCGATCGCCTTCTACCGGGACGTGCTCGGGCTGGAGGTGCGCAACGACGTCGGGGCCCACGGGATGCGCTGGGTGACGGTCGGCGCGCCGTCGCAGCCCGACGTGGACATCGTCCTCGAACCGCCCCTCGCCAACCCGAACGCCTCCGCCGCCGACCAGGAGGCGATGGCGGGACTGCTGGCCAAGGGTCTGCTGCGCGGAGTCATCTTCCGGACCGACGACTGCGACGCCGTCTTCGAACGCGTCCGCGCCGCGGGCGGGGACGTGCTCCAGGAGCCGATCGACCAGCCGTGGGGCGTGCGCGACTGCGCCTTCCGCGACCCGGCCGGCAACATGCTGCGCTTCAGCCAGCCGCCGGCGAAGTGA